One window from the genome of Elaeis guineensis isolate ETL-2024a chromosome 5, EG11, whole genome shotgun sequence encodes:
- the LOC140858132 gene encoding uncharacterized protein, whose protein sequence is MASEEATSEPLKYKTWVLKVSIHCEGCKKKVKRVLQKIDGVYAIDVDAPQNKVTVTGNVDAETLIKKLIKAKKPADLWPEKKPTNPNADSNNNKKNKKNKNQSKDSSKSEEPNESSDDEKPSPSDDASATAGKPSEHAGKSERRAADANKAEEAAGGKPAEASKANSEASKSANKETPKSNGKNVGESSNSAPDKAADTANGENATSQGGKKKGKKAQKENSNNNGGGGESVAKEAGGNNPVAAGGISSPPPPSPPPPQHMYHYPMYPHQPAYVVSYNMAHPRASQAYYATPPTPPLSQGYMYSPYPPPEFYYGPLEPSSPTPPPPPPGPYDSMFSDENPNACNLM, encoded by the exons ATGGCATCAGAAGAAGCAACATCTGAACCCCTCAAATACAAG ACTTGGGTGTTAAAGGTATCAATCCACTGCGAGGGatgcaagaagaaggtgaagagagTCCTCCAAAAAATTGACG GTGTTTATGCGATTGATGTCGATGCTCCCCAAAACAAAGTAACGGTGACAGGAAACGTGGACGCCGAAACGCTTATCAAGAAATTGATCAAAGCCAAGAAGCCCGCAGATCTTTGGCCTGAGAAGAAACCCACCAATCCAAATGCCGACAGTAACaacaacaagaagaacaagaagaacaagaatcaGAGCAAAGATTCGTCCAAATCCGAAGAGCCCAACGAAAGCTCTGATGATGAGAAGCCATCACCCTCCGACGATGCCTCCGCTACCGCTGGTAAACCATCGGAACATGCAGGGAAAAGTGAACGCAGAGCCGCCGATGCCAACAAAGCTGAAGAAGCCGCCGGCGGCAAGCCCGCCGAGGCCTCGAAGGCCAACAGCGAAGCCTCCAAGAGTGCTAACAAGGAAACACCGAAATCCAATGGAAAGAACGTCGGCGAGAGCTCCAATTCAGCACCCGACAAGGCCGCCGACACCGCCAATGGCGAGAACGCCACCAGCCAGGGCGgcaagaagaagggaaagaaagcgcAGAAAGAGAACAGCAATAACAACGGCGGCGGCGGAGAATCTGTAGCTAAGGAGGCTGGTGGCAACAATCCGGTGGCCGCCGGCGGCATTAGCTCGCCTCCGCCGccgtcgccgccgccgccgcagcACATGTACCATTACCCGATGTACCCTCATCAGCCAGCGTACGTGGTGAGCTACAACATGGCGCATCCGAGAGCAAGCCAAGCATACTACGCCACCCCTCCGACTCCACCGCTCTCTCAGGGCTACATGTACTCACCCTACCCTCCGCCGGAGTTTTACTACGGTCCTTTGGAGCCGAGCTCACCGACGCCACCGCCGCCACCGCCGGGACCCTATGACAGCATGTTCAGCGATGAGAACCCAAATGCTTGCAATCTTATGTGA